From one Lolium rigidum isolate FL_2022 chromosome 4, APGP_CSIRO_Lrig_0.1, whole genome shotgun sequence genomic stretch:
- the LOC124708253 gene encoding Golgi apparatus membrane protein-like protein ECHIDNA has translation MDRPQVVSENYANPITCLFHVLFKAAALAFYILFSLFVKSFVIIFVITVLLAALDFWVVKNVSGRILVGLRWWNEIDDEGNSVWKFECLDGESLARMNKKDSWLFWWTIYLTAAAWIILGVFSLIRLEADYLLVVGVCMTLSIANIVGFTKCNKDAKKNIRAFVENSAQNAITSRITSSLQSAFGI, from the exons ATGGATCGGCCCCAG GTGGTCAGCGAGAATTACGCCAATCCTATAACGTGCCTCTTCCATGTGCTCTTCAAG GCGGCGGCATTGGCGTTCTACATCCTGTTCTCCCTCTTCGTGAAgagcttcgtcatcatcttcgtcatcaCCGTGCTCCTCGCGGCGCTCGACTTCTGGGTGGTTAAGAATGTGAGCGGCAGGATACTCGTCGGGCTGCGGTGGTGGAATGAGATTGACGATGAGGGCAATAGCGTCTGGAAGTTTGAGTGCCTTGATGGGGAG TCTCTTGCCCGGATGAACAAAAAGGACTCGTGGCTGTTCTGGTGGACTATTTACTTGACC GCTGCTGCATGGATCATTCTTGGAGTATTTTCACTCATTAGACTTGAGGCTGATTACCTTCTAGTCGTTGGAGTTTGTATGACTCTAAGCATTGCAAACATTGTGGGGTTCACCAAATGCAACAAAG ATGCCAAGAAGAACATCCGGGCTTTTGTTGAAAACTCTGCTCAAAATGCCATCACATCCCGCATCACATCATCCCTACAATCAGCATTTGGTATCTGA
- the LOC124648883 gene encoding GDSL esterase/lipase At1g09390-like, with protein MAMAAGGPNGGGGGKMVSLRLQYYCVFAAVGVAVIVLSLTFLSPSAMGAVRQNLGTVVANSGAGERQARQAVAAVVAKPEPEPEAEKVEEKKEPPVVLFNFGDSNSDTGGVAAAGGINIMPPEGRTYFGHPTGRLSDGRVIIDFICASLNTHELNPYLKGVGSDYSNGVNFAMAGSTVSHGVSPYSLNVQVDQFVYFKRRSLELFERGLKGPVNKEGFENALYMMDIGHNDVAGVMHTPSDQWDKKLRTIVGEIGDAIRILYDNGARKFWIHGTGALGCLPAMVAREEGEHDAHGCLANYNRAAQAFNKKLSDLCDEVRLRRKDATVVYTDMFAIKYGFVANHTKYGIEWPLMVCCGNGGPPYNFNPGKYGCGDLCGPEAKVLSWDGVHFTDFGSGLAAKHAMSGEYSKPRVKLASLINGASKKPSSVS; from the exons ATGGCCATGGCGGCGGGCGGgcccaacggcggcggcggcgggaaaaTGGTCAGCCTGCGGCTGCAGTACTACTGCGTGTTCGCGGCGGTGGGGGTCGCCGTCATCGTGCTCTCGCTCACCTTCCTGTCCCCGTCCGCCATGGGCGCCGTGCGGCAGAACCTCGGCACCGTCGTGGCCAATAGCGGAGCCGGAGAAAGACAAGCGCGgcaggccgtggcggcggtggtcgccaagccggagccggagccggaggcagagaaggtggaggagaagaaggagccgcCGGTCGTGCTGTTCAACTTCGGCGACTCCAACTCCGACAcgggcggcgtggcggcggccggcggcatcaACATCATGCCGCCCGAGGGCCGCACCTACTTCGGCCACCCCACCGGACGCCTCTCCGACGGCCGCGTCATCATCGACTTCATCT GTGCGAGTCTGAACACGCACGAGCTGAACCCATACCTGAAGGGAGTAGGTTCCGACTACAGCAATGGTGTCAACTTCGCCATGGCCGGCTCAACCGTGTCGCATGGCGTTTCTCCCTACTCACTGAATGTCCAGGTCGACCAGTTTGTCTACTTCAAGCGCAGATCACTGGAGCTATTCGAGCGAG GACTGAAGGGCCCGGTGAACAAGGAGGGCTTCGAGAACGCGCTGTACATGATGGACATTGGCCACAATGACGTCGCGGGTGTGATGCACACACCATCTGATCAGTGGGACAAGAAGTTAAGAACGATTGTCGGCGAGATCGGCGATGCAATTCGG ATTCTGTACGATAACGGCGCAAGGAAGTTCTGGATACATGGCACAGGCGCCCTAGGCTGCTTACCGGCAATGGTGGCACGGGAGGAGGGTGAGCATGACGCGCACGGCTGCCTTGCGAACTACAACCGGGCGGCGCAGGCCTTTAACAAGAAGCTGAGTGACCTCTGCGACGAGGTGCGGTTGCGCAGGAAGGACGCCACAGTTGTTTACACCGACATGTTCGCCATCAAGTACGGCTTCGTTGCCAACCACACCAAATATG GGATTGAGTGGCCATTAATGGTGTGCTGCGGAAACGGTGGCCCACCTTACAACTTCAACCCAGGAAAGTATGGATGCGGCGATCTCTGTGGACCGGAGGCGAAGGTGTTGAGCTGGGATGGTGTGCACTTCACTGATTTTGGAAGCGGCCTTGCCGCCAAGCATGCTATGAGTGGTGAGTACTCCAAGCCTAGAGTAAAGCTGGCAAGCTTGATCAATGGTGCCTCAAAGAAACCATCCTCTGTGTCTTGA